One Primulina huaijiensis isolate GDHJ02 chromosome 5, ASM1229523v2, whole genome shotgun sequence DNA segment encodes these proteins:
- the LOC140977496 gene encoding probable pterin-4-alpha-carbinolamine dehydratase, chloroplastic codes for MASAHHSISFSLFNLSKNPQQYSQNFLPFINTRYPFKIQAAGTDLVGDFGARDPFPQEIESNFGEKVLGYPSTEHKILIPNASALSLAEQDCVPLSQIQQPLSEYEAKQLLFKVVGWRLVHEEGWLRLQCWWKVRDTNCAEVLISRINRAVESTGHVPTLRIEEPNQVRAELWTSSIGGLSMNDFIVSAKIDEIKTSDLIPRKRVWA; via the exons ATGGCTTCCGCACATCACTCAATCTCGTTTTCCCTTTTCAATCTTTCTAAAAACCCACAACAATACTCCCAAAACTTCCTCCCTTTCATTAACACTCGTTATCCATTCAAAATCCAAGCAGCGGGAACAGACTTAGTGGGTGATTTTGGAGCGAGAGACCCGTTTCCGCAAGAAATAGAGAGCAATTTCGGGGAAAAAGTGCTGGGGTATCCCAGCACGGAGCACAAGATTTTGATCCCCAATGCTTCGGCTCTGTCTTTGGCTGAGCAAGACTGCGTTCCGCTTTCTCAAATTCAGCAGCCCTTGTCCGAATATGAGGCCAAGCAGCTGTTGTTCAAG GTTGTTGGTTGGAGACTTGTACATGAAGAAGGGTGGTTAAGGTTACAATGTTGGTGGAAAGTAAGAGATACAAACTGTGCAGAAGTACTCATCAGCCGGATTAACCGTGCTGTAGAGTCGACGGGGCACGTTCCTACTCTTCGTATAGAGGAGCCTAATCAAGTTAGAGCGGAACTGTGGACTTCGTCTATTG GAGGTCTGAGCATGAATGATTTCATTGTTTCTGCTAAAATAGATGAGATAAAAACATCCGATCTTATCCCCCGGAAGAGAGTCTGGGCTTAA
- the LOC140976032 gene encoding E3 ubiquitin-protein ligase BOI-like produces the protein MVNSNGEAKDEDTHKDLRKRKMKGVAVESTEPVNLQGQKFANWIPFPNAPPFTHGSNSHSQQVLNAAAPFKSFTSMLAFAVEDGGTSSPADSKHHSKELDLIIKSHGETLRRQIEAIMEKNQHSIHYAVEDRAAKKLKEMESNIRTKLRENVELERKAEHYKTEAQRLQRRMMYLEQKALSLKEGLENAMSAPRQGENVQEDAESSFVDTERAGLVRLDCMVCEKEIATVMIWPCRHICLCSGCDAVTKLCPFCQSIKTTSVKVNLPIE, from the exons ATGGTCAACAGCAATGGAG AGGCGAAGGATGAGGATACGCACAAGGATCTGCGTAAGAGGAAGATGAAAGGAGTTGCAGTAGAATCTACGGAACCAGTCAATCTTCAAGGCCAAAAGTTTGCTAATTGGATTCCCTTCCCAAATGCTCCACCTTTCACTCATGGCAGCAACTCACATTCTCAACAGGTTCTAAATGCTGCCGCGCCATTCAAATCCTTCACATCTATGTTAGCCTTTGCAGTAGAGGACGGTGGTACCTCTAGTCCGGCAGATTCTAAACACCATAGCAAAGAACTAGATCTAATTATTAAGTCCCAT GGTGAAACTCTGAGGCGACAAATTGAGGCTATAATGGAGAAGAACCAACACTCAATCCATTATGCAGTTGAGGACAGAGCAGCCAAGAAACTCAAAGAGATGGAATCCAATATACGTACAAAGTTGAGGGAAAATGTGGAGTTGGAGAGGAAAGCTGAACATTACAAGACCGAGGCACAAAGGCTGCAAAGAAGAATGATGTACCTGGAGCAAAAGGCTCTCTCTCTGAAAGAGGGCTTGGAGAATGCCATGTCAGCACCTCGGCAAGGAGAGAATGTGCAGGAAGATGCCGAGTCATCGTTTGTGGATACGGAACGGGCAGGGCTGGTTAGGCTCGACTGCATGGTCTGTGAGAAGGAGATAGCAACGGTGATGATATGGCCTTGTCGCCACATTTGCCTCTGCTCAGGCTGTGACGCTGTTACCAAGTTGTGCCCTTTTTGCCAGTCGATTAAAACTACAAGTGTAAAAGTTAATCTCCCTATAGAATAG
- the LOC140977590 gene encoding dirigent protein 22-like, with translation MGKFRLQTIFKICSLLLLTYNSYVYGKTETPKATESVEKWFKKLKKSTEPKFKIIEFYVQDIVSGEGQTVFPVAKSNISFTSPTNFGIVVVADDRFTVGADPKSPTLGRGQGIAALSDLADRVLYLNVVFYFTEGKYKGSSVVILGRDPMLVNSRELSIAGGSGVFRSARGVTEITNCTPYSPTGYTCFKYTLYFTHF, from the coding sequence ATGGGAAAGTTTAGGCTGCAAACAATTTTTAAGATTTGTTCATTATTGCTTTTGACATATAATTCATATGTCTACGGCAAAACTGAAACGCCTAAGGCCACTGAGTCTGTAGAGAAGTGGTTCAAAAAGCTCAAGAAATCGACCGAGCCGaaatttaaaatcattgaaTTCTACGTTCAAGATATCGTCAGTGGCGAAGGACAGACCGTGTTTCCGGTCGCGAAATCCAACATTTCATTCACTTCGCCAACGAATTTCGGCATAGTAGTCGTTGCGGATGATCGTTTCACCGTTGGAGCTGATCCTAAGTCCCCAACACTCGGCAGAGGACAAGGGATCGCTGCGTTGTCGGATTTGGCTGATAGGGTCTTGTACCTGAATGTTGTTTTTTACTTCACTGAAGGGAAGTataagggaagctcagtcgttATATTGGGACGGGATCCGATGTTGGTAAATTCCCGCGAGCTATCTATAGCTGGTGGTAGCGGAGTTTTTCGATCAGCACGTGGAGTAACTGAGATAACCAATTGTACACCTTATAGTCCCACTGGTTATACTTGTTTCAAGTATACTCTCTATTTTACTCATTTTTAG